In Silene latifolia isolate original U9 population chromosome X, ASM4854445v1, whole genome shotgun sequence, the following proteins share a genomic window:
- the LOC141620287 gene encoding uncharacterized protein LOC141620287 translates to MADDKNCYPKLTTPLLLEKQASEFYTIVIFYIFQLEVQAACYTFGHLPSPNASGANDKISIIDREKNKEYKVDLSDNKFSCSCKMFERIGILCRHILWVLKDRGFDHIPKEYLALRWSKSATSHPLSTVVGKTVLADCVSIESRQNNISELWSEVFNAVSLVEDSEEHSNALFQLLWSFNEKLIISIKSGKSKDKKAEMEMLLGSKIPTEVTVLPPEKCKNKGSGKRITSNKEKAVLENAKPLRKCRACGEMSNHDSRNCPSRLP, encoded by the coding sequence ATGGCTGATGATAAGAACtgttatccaaaattgacaacCCCTCTCCTTTTAGAAAAGCAAGCTTCTGAGTTTTACACAATcgttatattttatattttccaactAGAAGTCCAAGCAGCATGTTATACTTTTGGCCATTTACCATCACCAAATGCAAGTGGTGCGAATGATAAGATTTCAATAATTGATCGTGAGAAAAACAAGGAATACAAAGTTGATTTAAGTGATAATAAGTTCTCTTGTTCTTGTAAGAtgtttgaaagaattgggatacTCTGTAGGCACATTTTATGGGTGTTGAAAGATAGGGGATTTGATCATATACCTAAAGAGTATTTAGCACTGAGATGGAGCAAATCTGCAACCTCCCACCCTCTTTCTACTGTTGTTGGAAAAACTGTACTAGCTGATTGTGTGTCAATCGAAAGTCGCCAGAACAATATAAGTGAATTATGGTCGGAGGTATTTAATGCAGTCTCACTTGTTGAGGATAGTGAGGAACATTCTAATGCGCTATTTCAATTGCTCTGGAGTTTCAATGAAAAGTTGATTATTTCAATTAAGTCGGGAAAGTCAAAAGATAAGAAAGCTGAGATGGAGATGCTTCTTGGGTCAAAAATTCCAACTGAAGTTACTGTTTTACCACCAGAGAAGTGCAAGAATAAGGGATCGGGAAAGAGGATAACATCAAACAAGGAAAAGGCAGTCTTGGAAAATGCAAAGCCTCTGAGAAAATGCCGTGCTTGCGGTGAAATGAGTAACCATGATAGTAGAAATTGCCCGAGTCGACTCCCTTGA
- the LOC141620288 gene encoding protein FAR1-RELATED SEQUENCE 5-like: MVFVPFTSVDNHKGCVTFAAGLIRNENAESFSWLFQNFVMAMGNRYPITIITDQCRGIKKAVKGVFGDKTRHRLCMWHIMKKLPDKVGPSISQDTTFLKEINSVVWDVEITPEDFESKWNSIISSYELCDNKWLKKTFKHRALWIHAYIRDTYLGGILRTTSRSESENSFFGNFTNPHVTLVEFWMRFQTAMDAQRWNILR; encoded by the coding sequence atggtgTTTGTCCCTTTCACGAGTGTTGATAACCATAAGGGTTGCGTTACTTTTGCAGCGGGTTTGATACGAAACGAAAATGCAGAATCATTTTCGTGGTTGTTTCAAAATTTTGTAATGGCTATGGGTAATCGCTATCCTATTACTATAATAACTGATCAATGTAGAGGCATCAAAAAAGCTGTTAAGGGTGTGTTTGGTGACAAAACACGCCACCGACTgtgtatgtggcatataatgaagaaGTTGCCTGACAAGGTTGGTCCATCGATTTCCCAAGACACGacttttttgaaggaaattaactCAGTTGTTTGGGATGTAGAAATCACTCCAGAAGATTTTGAATCAAAATGGAATTCGATAATTTCCTCATATGAGCTTTGTGATAACAAGTGGTTGAAGAAAACGTTTAAGCACCGTGCTCTTTGGATTCATGCTTACATTAGAGACACATATTTGGGTGGGATTTTGCGCACAACATCAAGGTCAGAGTCTGAAAATAGCTTCTTTGGAAACTTCACCAACCCACATGTCACACTTgtcgagttttggatgcgtttccaAACAGCAATGGATGCTCAGAGATGGAATATTCTAAGGTAA